The following proteins are encoded in a genomic region of Clostridia bacterium:
- a CDS encoding sigma-70 family RNA polymerase sigma factor, producing the protein MKKPQNNENIAKLIDKLEPLIKSTAKRYTRPGYDYQELCQECRLAIMEALDQYDADRGVPLLYYLKKMINYHLLNYCRKDRYIQSLDQPVFDEGAADYYEILEDKKSETFHQTDTSLWVEQMLQTLTPKQREIIIEHFFRDKKLKDIAMQQGVHYQTVVKLKDRALKRLRENID; encoded by the coding sequence ATGAAAAAGCCGCAAAATAATGAAAACATAGCAAAGCTTATAGATAAGCTGGAACCTTTGATAAAAAGCACCGCAAAACGATATACAAGACCCGGATATGATTATCAAGAGCTGTGCCAAGAATGCAGGCTGGCGATAATGGAAGCGCTGGATCAGTATGATGCTGATAGGGGAGTGCCTCTGCTTTACTACCTAAAAAAGATGATAAACTACCACCTGCTAAATTATTGCAGAAAGGACCGCTACATCCAATCCTTAGACCAACCCGTATTTGATGAAGGTGCAGCAGACTATTACGAGATATTGGAAGACAAAAAATCAGAAACCTTTCATCAAACAGACACATCACTATGGGTAGAGCAGATGCTCCAAACTCTCACACCAAAACAAAGGGAAATAATAATAGAACACTTCTTTAGGGACAAAAAATTAAAAGACATAGCAATGCAACAAGGTGTTCACTATCAAACTGTAGTAAAGCTAAAGGACAGAGCCCTTAAACGGCTCAGGGAAAATATAGATTAA
- a CDS encoding YvrJ family protein — translation MEQVLGSVANLGFPIVVAVFLLIRVEKKLDELTISIYELANVISSIK, via the coding sequence ATGGAACAAGTATTGGGTTCGGTGGCAAACCTGGGCTTCCCAATAGTAGTTGCTGTCTTCCTGCTTATAAGGGTGGAAAAAAAGCTGGATGAACTCACCATAAGCATATATGAGCTTGCAAATGTCATTTCAAGTATAAAATAA
- a CDS encoding DUF1659 domain-containing protein has product MALETRAADSRLQLRLDKGTDGDGRRIIRTKTLTRIKHDSADQDLFDVAQAVASLQKNGLVGIIRVDQSELVNV; this is encoded by the coding sequence ATGGCATTAGAAACAAGAGCTGCAGATTCAAGGCTGCAATTGAGGCTGGACAAAGGAACTGATGGAGATGGCAGAAGAATAATAAGAACAAAGACATTGACCAGGATAAAGCACGACAGCGCCGATCAGGACCTTTTCGATGTGGCACAGGCTGTAGCCTCTCTGCAAAAGAACGGATTGGTGGGAATTATAAGGGTAGACCAATCAGAACTTGTAAACGTATAA
- a CDS encoding Spo0E family sporulation regulatory protein-aspartic acid phosphatase: MEEVNCKRRINLMKNELNKMIEKNYYDLNKKEILEYSKALDKVVLQYYMRYKNKNSR, translated from the coding sequence ATGGAAGAGGTAAATTGCAAACGCAGGATCAATCTTATGAAAAATGAGCTCAACAAAATGATTGAAAAAAATTACTATGACCTGAACAAAAAAGAAATCCTTGAATATAGCAAGGCTTTGGACAAGGTAGTGCTTCAATATTATATGAGGTATAAAAACAAAAATAGCAGATGA
- a CDS encoding helix-hairpin-helix domain-containing protein yields the protein MKIQGTVEEIIFANQSNGFTVADINCSGELWTVVGIMPFINPGETLIIEGEQTFHPDYGEQIKVKNYKTLTSDNDVDNIEKFLSSGVIKGIGPVTAKKLVHRFGQDTLDVMRFSPEKLMQVDGIGKKKAQIIAQSYEEQSDVREVILFLQKYNITPYCAMRIYKNYGSESISVVKENPYRLAEQITGIGFKTADNIAMSMGIEKHSPYRIAAGIKFVLTKCAANGHCYLPESTLIEDTCRLLDVDADLVQHSIK from the coding sequence TTGAAGATACAGGGTACAGTAGAAGAAATAATATTTGCCAATCAATCAAACGGTTTTACTGTAGCCGATATAAACTGCAGTGGAGAACTTTGGACGGTAGTAGGCATAATGCCATTCATAAATCCGGGTGAAACATTGATAATAGAAGGAGAACAGACCTTCCATCCGGACTATGGAGAACAGATCAAAGTGAAAAATTACAAGACACTTACATCCGATAATGATGTGGATAATATAGAAAAATTTTTATCATCAGGCGTAATAAAAGGCATAGGACCGGTGACGGCAAAAAAGCTGGTGCATCGCTTTGGACAGGATACATTGGACGTGATGCGATTTAGCCCTGAAAAGTTGATGCAGGTGGATGGGATAGGCAAAAAAAAGGCGCAAATTATTGCACAATCCTATGAAGAGCAGAGCGACGTGCGGGAAGTGATACTTTTCCTTCAAAAATATAATATAACACCTTATTGCGCAATGCGCATATACAAAAATTACGGTTCTGAAAGCATCAGTGTGGTAAAAGAAAATCCTTATAGATTGGCAGAACAGATCACCGGCATAGGATTTAAAACAGCGGATAACATAGCCATGAGCATGGGAATAGAAAAACATTCCCCCTACAGGATAGCTGCCGGTATCAAATTTGTGCTCACAAAGTGCGCTGCCAACGGCCATTGTTATCTTCCCGAGAGCACGTTGATAGAGGATACCTGCCGGTTATTAGATGTGGACGCAGACCTGGTACAACATTCTATAAAAG
- a CDS encoding DUF2922 domain-containing protein has product MAERLELNFRTNEGKNFRINVEDPEEDLTSAEVMPAMQTIIDTNVFNVDGGIAEAVSAELVTIQREPIPLT; this is encoded by the coding sequence ATGGCCGAAAGACTTGAGCTGAACTTTAGAACAAATGAAGGCAAAAATTTCAGGATAAACGTCGAAGATCCTGAAGAAGATCTTACATCAGCAGAGGTTATGCCGGCAATGCAAACGATAATCGATACAAATGTGTTCAATGTAGATGGTGGAATCGCTGAAGCGGTATCAGCTGAATTGGTAACAATACAGCGAGAGCCTATACCTTTAACCTAA